TTCTGAAACGACCAAATCATTTATTGGCTTTCCGATTGCTTCCTCACGAGAATAACCAAACATTCTTGTGAATTCGTCATTGACATTAACCACAATATCATTGTTGTCATGCAATACAATCGCCTCGGGGGCGCTATTGAACAACTCTTCAAGATAAATCTTCTCAACATTCAGTTCTTCTTCCGCTTGTTTGCGTTCGGTAATATCACGATGATAGATAGCATATACCCCCATCTGGTTATCGCCGTGAAGGATACGGGCATGCAGAATCGAAACATCAAACAATGTTCCGTCCTTACGTTTGCGTTTTGATTCAACTTCTACTGTTTGGCCATGAATTACTCTATTGAAATTTTCAGATACTTCATCCTGGAATTCCTTTGAAGCAACCAACTCATTTACCGGCATTCCGATTGCTTCCTCGCTGGAATAGCCAAACAATCTTGTGAATTCGTCATTTACCTTAACCACAATATTATTGTTGTCATGCAGTACAATAGCCTCAGGATCGCTATTGAACAACTTTTCAAAATAAGCTTTTTGAATACGTAACTCTTCTTCTGCTTTCTTGGTTTCGGTCATACTTTCCACAGTTTTATCACAATATACTATATTTTGCTTCAGTTTGTTGGACGTAGCCGCTTCTTTTCTATGGGTATTTAATCCTAGCCGTTAAGCTTTTTAGTATTTATTTACCCGACATTTCTCAGAATATAGAGCAAAATCCAAACATATTTAAGGTCCATCATAAAAATGAGTACTTTTAGATATTCTTAGGAAAAACATAGCTTTGAAAATGATGCAAATCTTAAAACCGCTAAAGCGGTTGAAAACTATTGATAATCCTATTAATACCTGGCTTGAAGCCAGGTGTTAATGACAAAAAAATGTTATAACGGTTTCAAAACATTGATCTATTTCATTTATCATTTTATAAATCTTGTTCGTCTTGTTAATCCTGCCTTAATACTTTTAGAAATAAGTATGCATTATTATGACGATCCATATTTAATCAATATAACTCTTTCTAGCAATGATATATTGATTTGGTTTGCACAAAATACATTATCTATCCAGCTCAGAACATATTATCTCAATTATTAGAAGAAAAAAAATTATACTTACATTTCATTGCATAAAGCATTCTCAATCATAAATGTTACGGCGCCAAACCGGAACAAAACTTTGAGAGAGCACTCACCAAACCAATCAACTCCAGCCAAAAATATAGAAGCAAAGTATTCTCAATAAAGCTTGTTTAAAGTTCAGTTTTTTAATAACAGCTGTAAAATCTTCTATACGATGTCATATTCCATGTTTCACGGTCATTTCCGGATTCTCCACAACCGGCAAGGTCAATATTCATGACTTTATATTTTTATAAAAAGTAAGAAACTCCCGAGAATTGTAATCTGCTATCCTTGCTAGCTAACACACCAGTCAAGAAAACGCTCAATAGCATAGAGTATCAATTGTCCGCTTGGACCGCTCATATTGAAATCGCAAGCGTGCGTTGCCCACGGCAAATGCAAGTAAAGGTTTGGCACGTCACTTGCGCGTAGCTTGCTGGCCAATCTGCGGCTTTGTTCTGGCGTAACCAACTCGTCTCGCCCGCCATGAATTAACAACGTCGGCGGTGTGTTAGCACCAACGTAATGAATGGGTGACGCGGCTCGATAAATCTCTGGTAGTTCTGTCGGATTTCCACCCAAAAAGTCCTCCAGCACCTTTTTGGTATCGATAACAAGGGGTCTGGCCGGATGCGTGTAACCATAGTATAAATCAGCGGGCCCATTATAGGGACACCACCCCTCGAATAGCTGGCTCATCTGAAGTATAGGCCGTATGCAGAGCCAGGTGTGCTCCAGCCGAACGTCCCAGTAAAACCAGGCGTTCCGGATCCAAGCCAAACTCCGAGGCGTGATCTCTGAGATAGGAAATGGCTGATTGAATGTCTGAGATAGGTGCAGGGTAACGAGAGTGCGGTACCAAACGGTAGCTTACAGCCGCCACTACGTAGCCTCTGCCGGCCAGGTAACTATTGAGATTGGGTAATTGTTTACTGTTACCGCTGCGCCAGGCGCCACCATGAATGACGATAACTCCCGGGCGGGCCTCATTGTCGGTTGTGGCTCTGTAGAGATCTAGAGTCAGTTCATTTCCATTTGTGCGACGATAGACATGGGTGCTACTCTCAATAGTGCTGAACTCGACACCGAAAAAGAGGTCTGAGAAGTCTAATGGGTCTTGTCTCCCAAGCTCTACAAGGCTGCCTTTGTCATTTTTGTTATCGAAGGCAATCTCGAATTTCTCTGGTAACTGGTTCTTCACCTGCAACGCACGAAGTATGGGCGTTATGCTAAGAAAGGACGCAATTAGTGCCAGCACGCCACTGAACCGGCCAAGCCATGAATGTCGCCAACCGGGTAAAAGAACAAGGAGTGAAAGTATTGCTAAAAAGTGGCCATATTCCGTCACGAGTATTGCAGCCATCCAGAGGAGGCGCGTAGGGGCTTCAAAAATGGCTAACAACGAAAGAATAAAAACCAAAAGGGCGTACGCCAGTCGCACATAACGCGAGGTGATCGCCTTTAGAAAACTTGCTAGCCGTGCCATGTCACAATGCTTTCATCTTTCAATTCCGTATGTAGAAGCAAAATCAGCAAGGTAGCAATGTAGAACGGTACCCATCTCGCCTTCACTGAGTTTCTCGAGGATTTTGTTTACCCCGTGAGATATGTAGATGGAGATTTATCATCATGTTGAAGTTCTCTCTTGGGTCGAATTATTTTAATAAATCGTGCATTTTTATCTCACAGGGTAAAGTGAGAGATGGTTTGGCCAATCATAATGGTTCTCGTAGGAATCCCTAGGCTCTGGTTAACAATTGATGTCTATGACAGAAATGTTACTTCGGCAGACGGCGAAAAACAAGAAAAATATTTAGCAGGTGAAAACCCGGTTGAGGATAGTCAAGCCCGATGACAATTACAGTCTACTCGTGTGATTTCAGATACGTCTTTCATGGGTACAAGCGCAATTTGCTCGTTGTCTTCTGGAATCAAAGAGCTCCAACCGAGAAAAGCTCGTTTTCGCTACCTAGATAGATAATGCCATCGCTCGCTATGACAGGCGATGAATATGCGGCTCTGTTGCCTGCTCGGAGTGGAAGTTCCCATTTTTGTGTGCCACTGGGATTGATAGCCAAAAGTTTCAAAGGTCCATCATTAACGTGAAGAAAGATAGTACCATCAGCCCCCACACTCCTCCCGCCAATCCTACCGATTCCCGGTAAAGAAACAAGAGGGCGGATTGACCATTTAGTTGTCCCATCAGGGTTAATAGCATAGAGATTCAACTGGTTATCATCTATGTAAATGGTCCCATCTGGTCCAAGCAGGATCTTAGAACGGGAATTGAGTCTTTTTGATGGCGATTGCCATCTCCATTTTAGCTCACCAGTCGGTGTAACAGCATACAATCCTCCGGCGCTGTAACCTACATATATGGTTCCATCGTTAGCAAGCACAGGATCTATATTGCTAAAATTGCTGCCATTTGTGGTCAAGGCTAAGGTCCATTTCACCTGGCCGTCAGGGTGGAACGCATAGAGGTTTGGGGCCATGTCGTTGATATAAATGACACCGTCTGACCCAAGGGCTGGTGAGTTGTTTGTGATATTGATCATTTGATAGGACCATTTTAGGGAGCCATCAGAATTTATTGCATAGAGTAAAGCCGAGTCTGCACTGAAATAGATCGTACCATCTGACCCAATGACAGGCGATTTCAATGGCCCTTCGCCATTAAAAGTCCATCTAAGTACACCATTTGGCTGTATAGCAAAAAGAATCCCACCTATTGTGGGTACATAGACAGTACCGTCAGAAGCTACAGCAGGATCACGGCCTGAGAAAACACCGTCCCCTATTGGAGTGCTCCATTTGAGGCTAACAACGGCACCTTTGATATCGACAGCAGATAATTGAGCTGACCCGCCCAATGCTGACGTATTAGCCACATATATATCTCCATTTGGACCAATAATTGGAGAAACAATAGGGTCAACCTCTAAATCCCATTTTATTTTGGGACTTACAGGGCCGTTGTATGGACTTAAACCAGTATGCTGCGGGTTCTGCTGGGACATTGGCCAGGCCGTGTCTGCCAATGTGGGCCCATCAAGATTATCCAGCGTCTCCATAGGCGACTTATTGCTGCATGCTTTGAAAAGTAGAGTAAATGCGCAAATGAAGACAAAAACGAATTGAGAGACAGCAGTTTTTTTATTTATTCCCATATTGGTCTCCATTTCTCAAAAGACAAATTAGTTTGCTTCCACTTTTGCACATAAAAATAGTTCCATCAGGTTGCGTCGACGTTACACTCGTGCCATTTCCTTAAAATACAGTTTTCCAATTGAACATTTGGGGCAACTTCCCAATCATCGTCTAACCAATCAATATGTAACTCTGATGAAGCATTTTCCGGCTCTTGATCTCCTGATAGAGGCATTAAATCAATCATCTGAATTTACAAATTTGATTAAAACATCTAATCTAACAAGTGCTTCTATAGTTTCCCAAATATTATACTAAGTTATGATGTGTTACCTTAATTTACAAGGGGAATTTTCCCAAATTAGGCTATATACTAGCTGGATTGGGTAGGCCAATTTAAATCGTTTGAAATCAAATTTTCTCTGGAATTTTTGAACAAAAATAAAATAATGGTTAGTTGCAAACATCATTATCGGTGCGGTAATACTTGGTGTTGTTCAAATAAAGAAAACCCTCTTGTATCGATAAGGTAAAATTCTTTGTTTCGCCGCTTGCGTAAGCCAAAGTCAAAATATTGCCGTTGACAGCCCAATTGCCACTATTGCCACCATCACTAAAAGCACCACTTCCCAAACTGGAAACACTTCCCCCCTGTCCGCTGCTTTGAAAAGTGCCAACACTGCATAGCCAAATTTGATATTTTTCACGATACCCCATTCCAACATAAATATATACCAACTGCCTTCCGACCACTTCCTGATACCATTTACCATTATCTGACTTCAGTTGATTCGGCTTAGAATTATTAGAAGAAGCAACTGTTTTTCCACTCACAATGGCATTGACTACAACCTGGGCTAAATTGGGTGAAACATCACACGATGGATCATCAATCAAGCACTTAGTGATTGTCATGCCACACCCACATGTGCAATTTTGAGTGTTAAGTACCTCGATAATTTGATTTTGCTGCTTTGTTGTTAGATGGGAAATATCTATCCGTTTAAGGGCAATGGGAGCACTTTCATTAGAGATTTCATCAATTATCACCTTAGCCAGTTCAGGGGAGACATCACACGATGGGTCATCCGTCAAGCACTCAGCGATCGTCATTTCACACCCGCAGGTGCAGTTTTGGGAGGTAAAGGCTTTTTTTACGCGTGCTTGTTGCTCATGTGTCAGGTGTGAGATATCAATTTGAGCATAACTCATGGATGATATTATGAAGACAAAAACAACAGCAAAAATACATTTATTCATTTTCCAATACTCCTTTCTGCAAGAAATGCGGTTATCGACAATCGGCACAATAACTTAGCGTATAAAAACAAAATTACTGTAATATATTAAAATTGTACTTATCAATATCATTAAAACCTCCCCTGGCCCCTCCTTAAACAAGGAGGAGAAATTCCTCCCCTTGATAAGGGGAGGTTAGGAGGGGTAATTGAGGTAAACAAATTACTACAGCCCGAAAGATTTTCTTTATCTCAGCAAAATGAGCTTCCTAGTTTGGACGAACTTGTCCGTTTTTAACCGATATAAATACACACCGCTGATTAAATGTAGTCCTTCATTGCTCCGTCCGTTCCATAAGATCGAATGTTGACCTGCGGGTCTTTGTTCATTGACCAACCGCCTGACAAGTTGACCAAGTTGATTGTAAATCGTAATTCTGACTAAACCAGCTTTTTCCAAAAAGTACTCAATTTTTGTTTCGGGATTAAAAGGGTTTGGGTAATTTTGAGAAAGAGTATATTGTCCCGGCACGAATCTTTGTGTTGCGATTCCTGTAAGGATTGGTTCTTCGACAATCAAGGTACCGCTAAAACCATGCACAGTATGCTGAATGACGAAACTCCCGGTATCTGTGGGCGTAAACTCAAAAGTCGTAACAGCGCGCGGTCTCACATTACCTGGTTCAGATGGGGAAGGAGCCGTTACCCAAGGTGTAATACTGACCCAATGCTCATCATCAAGGCTAATATTATATATCGTTAAAGGAATACCTTTAAGTACGCGTATGGTCGCAGGATAAAGTTGCGTTTGGGCATTGCTGTGGATAAGCGAAATGCCTTGCAGGCCAAGTTCGATCACCTTGGCATCGGCCGCAGCCGCATCTTCAACGACGAGGATGTCGCCAGTAAAACCGTGACCGATGTTCTGGATTTGATAGGTTCCTACATCTTGAGGGGTAAACTCGACCGTCATAATTTCACCTACACGTACAATGTCAGTTGCATCGATAAAAGGCAGAATGCGCAGACGATTGACGTGTTCACGAGAATTAGTTGTAACCAGAAGCCGCAAAGGTTGACCGGCAAGTGAGATAGCAGGATCAGGAAAGAAATCCGAATAAAGCATTTGAATTACCGATACTACATGCACGGACTCTTGCGCCGGAGTTTCGTTAAGAAGAATTGTTATTGTGTTATCACCGGTGTTGGGAACCGCGAGATCAGGTCTACCATCACCATTGAAATCGCCGGCGACGACAGCATGTGGTGCCAAACCAACCGGGAAGTTTTGCGCATCAGCGAATCCACCCATACCATCGTTCAACAAGACTACTAAGTTATCATTGCCGCCGTCGGCCACAGCCAAGTCACTTTTGCCATCCCCATCAAAATCTTCAATGACGACCGCAAATGAGGCGTCACCGGCAGGGTAGAATGAGGCGGTAAAACCTCCCTGCAGATCCGAAAAAAGTGCGTATACCGTCCCATCCAAACAAGCTACTGCGATATCAGAAATACCGTCCTGATTTAAATCACCTACAGCGATGTTTTTGGGTCCCTTGCCAACCGGGATCGCCGATTCAAAAGCAAATCTGCCCGTTCCATCTCCAGCCAGGACCACCAATGTATCGCTAAAATCGTTGCCTACTGCTAAGTCGATGAAGCCATCACCATTAAAATCGGCTGCCTCTATTGGAACCGGACCATCGCCGGTGTAAAAGTCGCCTACTTTCACAAAATTGCCGTTGCCATCACCCAACAATACGGTGACGTTGTCGTCATCACGATTGGTAACCGCAAGATCTGCATGACCATCTTCATTGAAATCAGAAATCGCAATCCAGCGCGGTCCCCTGCCGGTTGCAAAGAAAGTTGGGACGAGGAAGCTACCTGTACCATCTCCTATAAACACGCTAACAGTGTTGCTATCTCGATTAGCGGTGACCGCATCCAGCAAACCATCCTCATTAAAGTCGCCAGATGCGATGGCATGCGGCGCTTTATGGATGGTAGCAATACTACCCTGCAATGTGAAAGAGCCGGTGCCGGTGCCCAAAATAAGCGAAATTGTTGAGCCAAATATATTTGCAACCGCCAGATCACGATTGCCGTCACGATCCAGGTCAACCAAGATTACCGAGCGTGGACCATTACCGGCCGGTACGGTCATGGACGAAAATTGCAACTTGGGTGTTTGGGCATGAAGTGACGACACTGAAATCATAACAAGTACAAGTAGAGTGGAAGCTAAATGTTTCATGAGAATACTTTCCTTAATATTTGAGAAATGAAATCCGTCATTGGTACCTTTAACGGGTGTTATAACATTTATAATTATGAAATCTTATAGATTTTGAATGAACCCGTCTACAACGCGATATGCAAGTATTATATGATGTTTTTATCCTATAAATCCATTGGAAATCTTGAGTATAGATTATACTTAAGAAACCGGATTCGATTTTGTCCTTTAAGTTGTCTGACCCTCGATTATATTGGAATAAATCAACTCAATTCCCTTCTTGAAGCTCATCTACACATTAATTCAGGAAGTTTATCAATCGCTTCGTCTTGCTTTTTGTCAATCAAATTAGCATAAATTTTGGGTTCTTTTATATCAGTGTCCAAGAAGTTTGGAGACTGTGTAAAGATCAATATCATGTGTCAGACAAGTGTTGCAAAAAGTACGTCTGGCATCTTTTTATTTTAGTCAGTATGGCAGGCTCACCACCTGGATAACTGTTTTATCTTTTCAGAAACAGCCCGAAGGAAAAAACCGATGCTGATAGTGTGTTTTCGGCAAATATCGCACTGTCCACACCAAACGAAATGCCGAGTTTGTCATTCATCGCGTAAACCAACTCCGGCCCATAAGCAAGAAAACTCTGATTATTGGCAAATAATCCGCCCATGCCTCCCATAACCGAATCATTACCATTCTTGAGCGATTGAACACCCGTTGCGCGCAAGATAAAGGTTAGCCTTTGCTTAATTTGGTATCCGAGCTCAAACCCATATCTGAATTCATCGGAATAGCCCTTCGAACGATTGTTAAAACCCGCTTCTGACGCAAAATACACCGGAGTTGGGTAGAAGGAATGGCCAATCTGAAGCGAGACAAACTGATTGAACTCGCCATCGCTGGTGAGCAGACCATTAGCTTGTTGATCGTCTCCTAGCGGCAGGCCAAACATGAACCCAAGGCTCAGCACAGTCGAGCCATCCTGACGTAGACCAAATCGAAATCCAACATCGGCATCGGCAATGCCTGAGATCGCATCACCTTCGAAATAGACAAAGCCACTCTCCTGGCCAACCTGGCGGTTCAACGTAATCCGCTTGTAAAACGGAATATAGGCCACCAAAGTAATTCTATCCGTAAGACCGTGTTCTCCATAAAAACTCAATGTATTATCTCCAAGAGTCGGAATGCTGATTTTATTGCCATTGGGTTCGTAAAACTCATTTGCCCGGATAAAACGAAATCCGATCTTGTAAAAACCACGGCCTTTCTTCTGTGTCCAGCTACCGGCAAACAAAAACGTTGGTAGTGCAATCACGATTAGCAGCATGGAGATGAATCTACTCTTTTCTCGCATCTTAATCCTCCGCATTTATTTCAATTCAGCATAGCCGAAAGTCACATTGAACGGCTTGCAATGGATAATCACCCAGGAATAGGTATCCAATTCGATATCCCCTTGAATTGTATAAAGTTGTTGACCTTGCGTGCTATTCAATCTTTCAACTTCGAGACTGTTTGATCCTACGGAATTCGAAGTA
This window of the candidate division KSB1 bacterium genome carries:
- a CDS encoding prolyl oligopeptidase family serine peptidase: MGGNPTELPEIYRAASPIHYVGANTPPTLLIHGGRDELVTPEQSRRLASKLRASDVPNLYLHLPWATHACDFNMSGPSGQLILYAIERFLDWCVS
- a CDS encoding alpha/beta hydrolase; this encodes MARLASFLKAITSRYVRLAYALLVFILSLLAIFEAPTRLLWMAAILVTEYGHFLAILSLLVLLPGWRHSWLGRFSGVLALIASFLSITPILRALQVKNQLPEKFEIAFDNKNDKGSLVELGRQDPLDFSDLFFGVEFSTIESSTHVYRRTNGNELTLDLYRATTDNEARPGVIVIHGGAWRSGNSKQLPNLNSYLAGRGYVVAAVSYRLVPHSRYPAPISDIQSAISYLRDHASEFGLDPERLVLLGRSAGAHLALHTAYTSDEPAIRGVVSL
- a CDS encoding PQQ-like beta-propeller repeat protein; amino-acid sequence: MGINKKTAVSQFVFVFICAFTLLFKACSNKSPMETLDNLDGPTLADTAWPMSQQNPQHTGLSPYNGPVSPKIKWDLEVDPIVSPIIGPNGDIYVANTSALGGSAQLSAVDIKGAVVSLKWSTPIGDGVFSGRDPAVASDGTVYVPTIGGILFAIQPNGVLRWTFNGEGPLKSPVIGSDGTIYFSADSALLYAINSDGSLKWSYQMINITNNSPALGSDGVIYINDMAPNLYAFHPDGQVKWTLALTTNGSNFSNIDPVLANDGTIYVGYSAGGLYAVTPTGELKWRWQSPSKRLNSRSKILLGPDGTIYIDDNQLNLYAINPDGTTKWSIRPLVSLPGIGRIGGRSVGADGTIFLHVNDGPLKLLAINPSGTQKWELPLRAGNRAAYSSPVIASDGIIYLGSENELFSVGAL
- a CDS encoding T9SS type A sorting domain-containing protein, producing MKHLASTLLVLVMISVSSLHAQTPKLQFSSMTVPAGNGPRSVILVDLDRDGNRDLAVANIFGSTISLILGTGTGSFTLQGSIATIHKAPHAIASGDFNEDGLLDAVTANRDSNTVSVFIGDGTGSFLVPTFFATGRGPRWIAISDFNEDGHADLAVTNRDDDNVTVLLGDGNGNFVKVGDFYTGDGPVPIEAADFNGDGFIDLAVGNDFSDTLVVLAGDGTGRFAFESAIPVGKGPKNIAVGDLNQDGISDIAVACLDGTVYALFSDLQGGFTASFYPAGDASFAVVIEDFDGDGKSDLAVADGGNDNLVVLLNDGMGGFADAQNFPVGLAPHAVVAGDFNGDGRPDLAVPNTGDNTITILLNETPAQESVHVVSVIQMLYSDFFPDPAISLAGQPLRLLVTTNSREHVNRLRILPFIDATDIVRVGEIMTVEFTPQDVGTYQIQNIGHGFTGDILVVEDAAAADAKVIELGLQGISLIHSNAQTQLYPATIRVLKGIPLTIYNISLDDEHWVSITPWVTAPSPSEPGNVRPRAVTTFEFTPTDTGSFVIQHTVHGFSGTLIVEEPILTGIATQRFVPGQYTLSQNYPNPFNPETKIEYFLEKAGLVRITIYNQLGQLVRRLVNEQRPAGQHSILWNGRSNEGLHLISGVYLYRLKTDKFVQTRKLILLR